Part of the Falco naumanni isolate bFalNau1 chromosome 3, bFalNau1.pat, whole genome shotgun sequence genome is shown below.
ctggatatTAAGTATTTCTCTAGGCATGTAGAGatttcatgcttttccctctggaGTGGATGTCTACAATGAGTAGAGAATCTtaggttggttgtttttttttcagcgTGAAAACAACATATTAAGCGATGGTGCAgttcataaatacaaaattgcTAGCTGAAAGTGCCACAGCTATTGTCTGTAAAGACACTGTTTCGTTAAGTATGTTAAGCATTATATAAAAGGcattaaaatggaaagcaaacatttgCATATGAACTTCTGTGATGTTTCTGCCTCAGGTAGAAGTCAAGTAAATAGAAACTGTATGTTTCACCGTGGCTGGTAGAACTATGTTCCGTAACAGAGTTCAGAAGAAGCACGGCTCAACCGTCCACTAAAATCTGCTTTCAGAATTCAGAGAATCTTGATATGAAATTGGGATTCTGACATCCAGCAGTACAGTCCTCAAATCCTCACTTAAATCTTAGTCACCACAAAGTATGTGTTTGCATTCTCACATGTGAAGTTCTTTATTCACATTGTTCTCCATATTTCTAGAATTGCTTCCAGGACTTTTTGTGGATCTAGCCATATGGATTCAGGACAAAGActactttatttctgtgtgtttttttaataggttgAAAGTGTGTGGAGAGCATGGGTTATGATATCGAGCGTTTTGTTGGCTATGTTAATGAAGGGCTATTATGCTCCATCTGCCGTGATGTGTTAGAAGATCCATTACAGGCTCCTTGTGAACATGCTTTCTGTACTGCTTGTATACATGGATGGCTTGTTCATCACAGTAACTGCCCTGAAGACAGACAAATGATTGATGTATCTTTGCTGCGACCTCTCTACAGGTATACAGTAGTCTTGCTGTATGTTGAAATTACATGAATTTAGGATTTCTCAAATTTGCTTGCACAGCTTTATCTCTTGTCATTTACTGTCTCTCACATTGTCTTTATCCAATATGCCTGTGGCAGAAACCGATCATTTGCATGAAAGCATtagcattttctatttattctaACTAACTTTCAAGGtattaaatttcaaaatggaaagaacaCTTAATTTGTTCTCTCCACGTTTTTGTATCTTGAATGCTGATTCTAGATGTCTGTCTGGATATTCTTCTGAATGTCTTCTACAGCACCAAATCTTTCCCATGCTTTTTTAGAGAAAGAGGCAAAGCAACTCTTGGTAACAGTCACTAAACACTGtatagcttttgtttttccttttagtcTTACCTCGATACTGTAGGGGGAGTTGTAATGAATAATTCCTGTTGACATGAACCAAACTTCTTGccttaaaatccttttttaaaaaggtctttAGTTGTAAGAATATCTGTTGTAAAACAGGCTGTTTTGGCAAGTGTCTTCCATAATTGGTCATGCAGTTGGACTAGTTGATCATTGTAGGTCCTTTCCGACTGAGCTATTCTTATTAATTCCTGCTATTGCCAGCACAGCTTCATCAGTAGCTACTGCTTGCTGTTTAACCCCTGCATTGTCTAATCTTGCGCAGATTAACACTTACGTTGCGTTTAAAACCTTCAGCCACACATGTTATATTAACTCTTATTATTACTCTCAGTATTTTTGTCACTAATAAGATTTTATTCTTTGGAAAGTTGAGGTGTAGCGTAGGCAGAGCCCTAGAGTTTAATTTGTAGGTTGTCTGTACTCACTGTAGTCAGTTTGGTTTGGCATATTTAGAAACACAAACAGTGACAGTGAGTAGCCTTAGTGTTTGTTATTGCTAATATCTCCTGAGCTAGCAAAAGGTCATGATTAAAAATTTAttcaaaaataaagatttaatttgCACATTTAATTTTGGAGACTGAATGTTCCATTAACATTGTTTCCTTTAAGCCTGTTCTTTTCCAATATGATCActttaattgtaaaaaaaaaaaaaaaaaaaaaatcaaataagcTGAATATTCATGGTTTTTCCTAATGGAGATTAGaatcttactttcttttcccaaatgtTGAAAATACAGACCTTTTTTTCAATTGCGTTCCCAGATTTAagaagaaattgatttttttttttgcatgtagaTATATGAAAAATGATTTAAACCGTCTTCAGCTACATTGCAAAAACAGAGAGTATGGCTGTGAAATGATTTGTTCTCTGGAATCTATAGACAGGCATGAAAGGGAGTGTGAATACAGTCAGATACCTTGCTCCAATGCAGGTGAGTAACCTTCAGAGAAGTTGAATCCTTTATATTCAGAAAACGTGTTTGTCGTCTTTCTGTCAATAGAATGGGAATAATGGCTGTTATTTCCATACAGAAATTCAAAGCTTTGGCATGATCTACTCTTTACAGCAGTGTTTTTGAACAAAATGTGTTACCCGTTTATGGCAATCATGATCATTAGCAATAGTTTCTTATCCAAAAACTAACCAAAATGAGTATGATGGACTTcaaatttatgaaaatacagcagtgcGTTTGTTTTGCTTCCTGTCAAGTTATGAATTTGGATTTCAGTTTTGTCTGCTCGTTTTGATTTTTGTATGAATATAATAGCACCTACAGAATGCTTATGGGTTgcaatttatttacaaaatagcTTGTTGCCTGGTGCATGTGCAGCCACCCACTCTGTCTCatggttttaataaaaatgtattttggaaataagaATTGCTTTGAGCTAAATTCTGGTTAGAATTGTGTTCATGttaaggtttttatttaaaacaaacttacACCTCTTGAGGAAGAAACATACTGCTAAAAAGGAACATAGTACTGTAATTTACCAGTCGATTTTATTCAATATGTCATATGTTCCTGCAAAGTTAATTTCTAATAAATGGTGCTAAGGGCATAGTCAAGTCTGCCATTGTAATTAATTATAAGACGATTAAGGTGCTAAAATCACTCCACCAGAAGTTATAATTTCTCTTAGCAGTAAGTGACTCCTGCAGATGCTTCAAATTCACCTCTGTTACTTTCTGCAGGAAGAGTAGCATTTATAGAGTTACTACACCTTATCTCTGATGTCTGGTATTCAGGGTGTGAGGGCTCTTACATCTCGAACTCTTTCTCAAGAATACATCGGAGTGTATTTTGAGTACCTCAATTACAAGTCATTATATTAGTAAAGCTTCTTGAGGCGGCTGTGTTTTGTAATTTTCTGGTGTAGTTTGTTGGCAAGTTTCATTGCAccattgtttcagttttcttacaTCAATTTTATCTTCAAATGAAATGGAAGCCTGTATTACAGCAAACTGTACCTCAAAGATTGAATATTAAAGACTACAAACTTCAAGTTTGGAGTGTTAAATGTAGCAATAATTTATACAGTGTTCATTTTTGGTTCtctacattttacttttaatcaCTGCAGATTTGTAAAGTTTGTGTCCTTGAATTTCTGtggaaatgtttctatttttgcatCATTTATTAAAAGTTCATAAATaaatttcttgtttatttatGTGGTCTAGTATGTTATACATAAGACCAACAAATTGTCAGGAAAATAAGGTTATATTCCGTGTCACCCCCGTTGCTGTTACTACGTGTCTTTGGACCTTTTATTCCTAAATTTGGTAACCTACTGTTTTTCACACATTTGCATTCTTCTTCAATTCCAGTCACTGCAATCTATGGTGGAAGCACAGGCAAGTTGCTAGTGTCTTAGCTTGGCATCAGCATTGTCATTACTGAAGTTGCTTTAATGCCAGACCAGCAGTAGAAGACTTCACATAAAATACCtactttcagtttttcagtattttcagttaatGGATAAATATCATAATgacttttttaaagtgttttattaCTAGTTATGCGTGTTATAATTATCATATTTCATGTTCtaaagaaatcacttttttcattgctttaacAGATTGGCTGTTGCTTAGCTCAGGATATTGCGGCTTGCTTGCTTGAGTGTTTTTGTttggaattaattaaaatgcttttgttagTTGCAAACAACTGGCTTACCTTACTGTGTTCCCTGTTCAGGTTGTACAGTTCAGATTGAACGACGTAACTTAGATGGTCACCTGGCAGTGTGTGAATATCGGAGCCGTGAATGCCCTAATGGTTGTGGTTACACCATTCTCAGTGCAGAAGACACACAGCATAATTGCGTAGCTGAGCTAAGAACTGAGCTAGAACTACTTCGGTACaaatcttctgtttctttgatgTTTGTGTTAGTCTAGGCCTGAAAAACAGTGCATGAAGCACTTCAAATACTAGTACTAGATTCTGGTATGTGTTAAATAGCCTGTTAATTACTTGATACTAATAGGTCAGAGTATTATGTCAGCATAGACTTTAaatttttactcttctgattcttttgctggtttggttgtggtttttttccccaagttatTATAAATCCTAAAATACCATTGCCTGTAGCTCAACAAAGCTGTGAGCTGACTGTTTAAAATGACAAAGTACCTAAGAAAGCTGGACTGAAGTtggcaatttcattttttccattggCCTGCTGTAGACCCAAGGTCACATTATTAATGATTATATTTAGTTTATATTTCACATATGTTTATAGTTTATACAGATCCAGAAGATTAAAATCTCTAGTTATTTTGGCAAGTACAGACTGATAGATTAAACCTCTTAGGGTCTAATTTCCACTTTTTTATTAAGATCCTGGCAGATTATTAACAGTTGGTGAATATGACTCTTCTTACTGGCATCTTCTTTTCCCTCATATATGCTCCTGTACCTTTCCCCTCCCATGATATTCCagttggacttttttttttttttctttttttccccccaatgctccttcccatttctgtctttcagctcACCAAGTCTTGTGCTCTTGAATATTGCGATGAAGTCAGGCTCAAATCTGGTTCAAATGCATTGAAACGCAAGGGGTTCTGCTACCTGGTCCTGGTTTTTGAACTCAAAAGGTTAATGTAGTACCAGCTAGGTTTTGGCTATAAGGCTGTGTGAATGATTAGGTTATAATAGTTTACTGCATACCATCATTTAGCATCCACCATAAAAGTGACAGGATTACATGTTTAGCAATACTATAGTATTCAAACTTTTTATCTTGACTGTGTTTAGTAATACTAAGCAAGTAAATACTATACGTAAAAGGTCATAAGTcatttaaaatcataaatatgTGTTCTTGAGCTTATAGAGTTACTTCAGGAATATGATACAGTTGTCCCCTGTATAAGCTGTGTATGGTCACTCAGTGCCCCTAGGGCACAATGCACTTTCCTATgctagttttatttaaattaataaacagTACTATCATGCCTCTAGAGGGGTGTCCTGCGGAGTATGATGGGAATCAGATTGGGCTGTTAGGCTGC
Proteins encoded:
- the LOC121084668 gene encoding RING finger protein 151-like; translated protein: MGYDIERFVGYVNEGLLCSICRDVLEDPLQAPCEHAFCTACIHGWLVHHSNCPEDRQMIDVSLLRPLYRYMKNDLNRLQLHCKNREYGCEMICSLESIDRHERECEYSQIPCSNAGCTVQIERRNLDGHLAVCEYRSRECPNGCGYTILSAEDTQHNCVAELRTELELLRSEMICRVEEAKHEMESRLDSQRRHMVQKESILQNEIEELKSQMSRMMSDVRSLMAAERQHRQELEQAELEKRELMELLKGLQKDCRLTTTEGSRKSTNFRPLTRLESVKRKPREVTVI